The region GCTTGATCGTCGGAATTGAGCACCTTGCCGGTCACGCGGCTGGTAGCGTCGGCGACCATGCGGCCGAATTCGCGCTTCAACTGGGACATGAGCTGCTCTTTTTCGAGTTCGGCGGCCTCACGGGCCTTGGCGAGGATGGAATTGGCGCTGGCGACGGCGTCCTGCTGACGGCGTTCCTGGAGAGCCTTGGAGGCTTCATCGGCTTCCTTCACGAGGCGGGCTGCATCAGCCTCCGCCTTGTCGAGGATGGCCTGGGAGTTCTTAGCGGCGTCCGCCGCGTCTTTGGTGATCTTTTCGAGCTTCGCTTCACCATCAGCGATGCGCTGACGACGCTGCTCCAGCATGCCGAGGATGGGGCCGAAGGCGTATTTCTTGAGAATCGAGAAGACGATCCAGAAGATGATCACCTGGGCGAAGAACTTGGGCCAGGCGAGGCCGAATTTCTCGACAAGCGCGTCAACTTTGCCGGCGGCAAGGATGGTGGGCAAGCTGGTGATCATAGGTGGAGCGAAATGGATCTGGAAACGAACGAAAAGGAGAGGGAGAAAGGGTGGTGGCGGATCACGCGGAGTGACCCGCCACCGGGAAGGCAAGAATTACAGACCGCCGAGGTAGGCGATAATGCCGAGACCTTCAGCTAGGGCCATGGCGATAATGCCGAGGGTCAGGATGTTACCGAAAGCGCCTGGGTTGCGACCGACGGCTTCCACAGCCTTGGAGCCGACCATACCGACGCCGATGGCGGCGCCAGCACCACCGAGGGCCATCGTGAGGTTGCCAGTGAGGCCAGAGGCGGCAGGGGCTGCGTGAGCGGCGGCTTCTTGGGCCATGGAGAGGAGTTCCATTGTCATAGTAGTTTTATTGAGTTGGGTGTTGGTGTTGTGTCGTCTGCGTCCACACGTTGCGCATGGTCCCGCAGGCAAATTCAGAGATTAATGATGATCGTCACCTTCCTCATGACCGTGATCGTCATGCGTGGTGGAAAGCTGGATGTAAACCGAGCAAAGGAGGGTGAACACGATGGCCTGGAGCAGACCGACGAGCAGCTCCATGAAGTAGAAGGGAAGCGGAAGCGCCACGCTGCCGAGGAAGCTCATCACCGGGCCCTTGGAGTTCATCATGTCGCTCATGATGTGGAGCACGTTTTCACCAGCGAAAATGTTCCCAAAGAGACGAATCGAGAGCGTCACCGGACGGATCACGATGGAGACGATTTCGATCACGCCGACGAACATGAACACAAGCGCCACGATCAGCCCCATCACGCCCTTCAGGCCACCTTTGGGGCCGAAAGTGTGAACGATGAAGCCCCAAATACCGATTTCTTTGATGGTAAGGAAGAGCCAGACAAGGAAAGCGGAGAGAGCGATACCAGCCGTAGCATTCAAGTCAGCCGTCGGCGGACGCAGAAGCGGGTCGTGAGCGGCTTTCACGGACAGAAAGCCCGTCGATTCACCCCAGCCGATGGTGCCGACGCCCGGAAGCAGGCCGAACCAGTTCGAAACGAGGATGTAGATGAAAAGGGTGCCGAGCAGCGGGAAGGCCAGCTTCGCCTGCTTTTCGCCGACGATGTTCACCACTTGGCCGTAGAGGAACTCGATGATGAACTCAAAGAAGTTCTGCGCCTTGTGCGGGATGAGCGACATGTTCTTCGTCGCCTTACGGGCGAACCAGAGGACGATCCCGAGCACGCAAAGCGCCACGAGCGTCGAATTGGTCAAGAAAGCTAACAGGCCGTCCTTTGCGAACAACTCTGCCGCCTTGCTGCTCACGTTGGCGAGCACGGGGGAGAAAAAGCTGGTCGGTTCAGGCAAGTGCATGGTGGTACGAAAAGGCTGTCCCTGGCGGTGGGAGCCGCGCACTTAGCCACCGTCAACCTGACCGGCAAGCCCTTTTGTGAAATTTTTCACAAGGCCCCTCTGAAACGCCCAAAGGGTCACCCATGTGATTCCTGGGCCAAGGAGGCCGAGATGCCCCAGAGCCCTGCATTTCGGCCCAGACTCCCCCGCCAGCTTTTGGGGCCATTTCTGCTCTTTTAGAGGGTCTTTTGGCCAAAAACCCTCCTCTCTTGGACTTCGAGCCTCTTCTTGATGAATGAGACATCGCGAGGACTCGATCTCCTCACGCACGGGCCCGCTCCAGTGCCGCAGCGATCTCCTTTTCGATCACCGGCAGCGGATTGAGCAACTCCAGCGGGTTTTCGACGGGCGTGACCTCATTCGTGCGCGGTTCCCAGTTCACCGGGCCGAAGCGGCAGGGGGCGGGATTGCCGGTGAGGATGTGCATGCCGGCATCGTCCTTGTCGAAGTGCCAAAACTCGAAGGGGAAGTGGATGAAGCCGTGCTTTTCCATCATCGCGCAGATGTCCAGCCGCGTGGCGACATGCTCCGGCGCGACAAACGGCGAGCGCATGGGCGTGTGCTCGCTCATCTCGAGGTAGGGAAAGCCTCGCCAGACCTCCGTGCCGTCGTCTCGACGGAATACGGAGATGTCGATGGCGGAGCCGGACATGTGCGCACCGATCTTTGGCATGTTTGCGGTGAGCACGATGGCGCGGCGGAACATCATCTCCGGCGTCGGAATCTGCCCGCCGAGCTCCCACATGGTCTTTTTGAGCACGTTGTCGAACACCGACGGCTTCCGCACGAGCTGCCGCTGCATGTCGAGCGAGCGAAACGCGTCCTCGATCTTCAAGATCCACCCGCGCTCGTTCATCTCGCGGCCGATGCTGATGACATCACGCACCAAACTCTGCCGCAGGAAATAAACGCGGTCGAGATCGCCCGCGATCTTCGTCGTGGAGAACAGCATCTCCACGCCTGCAGCCGCTGCGGCATCGGGGATCGAGGCAAAGCGCTCGCCGCATTCCTTCACTGGAAACTCGATGAGCTTCTGCACGATGGCATAACCCGCCTCCATCTGCTCAGTCCAGTAGGCGCGGCGGGCTTGGTCGTCGGGGAGCATGTGGGAGTTAGTGAGTGAGGAGGCAGGCATAAACGTCTGATTGCAAAAGCATCTTCCGCCATCATCTTCCCTGCGTGAAATCCACCCTGGCCCCCAAGTCCCGCACCAAACGTGCAAGCCGTATCCCGGCTCCCGTGTTTGATCAGTTCCGCCAGGCTTGCGAAAAAAAGGGCGCGGACCGCTCATGGAGCGCCGCTGATCTCGTTCGTGATTTGCGCAAAGGACGCTGATCCTCGTCATGCACTTTGCGAATGCCAGCTTTCTCGTCTCAGCCTTCCTGGGCGATGCGAATGGCTCCAAAGCGTGGAAGTGGTGGGCTTCCAGCAAGGCGGTTTTGCATGTGAGCCGCCTCGTGCTGCTGGAAGCAGAAAATGCCATCCGCTGCAGTGTGTTTCAGCATGCAGTCGCCCAACAGGATTCGATTGACGCTTTGCATCTGCTCAAACGCGCCCTCGCTGACGGTGTCCTCGTCCGGCGTGAGGTCTCCAGCGCTCGGCTTTACCCCGCAGCACAACGCATCTGCATGCGCCACACCGGTCCTGACACTTTTGGCACCATGGACATCATTCACGTCGCTTGTGCCGTGGAGCTTGGGGTCACCCATCTCGTCAGCTTTGATCGCTCCCAACGCAAACTGGCCATTGCAGAGGGCTTGGTTGCCTGCCCGTGATGCCCGCCCTTGCAGGGAAAACTTTGGGCTGTTTGAAACTGCACGGGAGGAGGCTCCGCACATGCGCCAGATGAAGGCGTTTTTCGTTCACCAGCTGACTTCAGCGACAGCAGGCTGCCGCTATCCATGTAGCTCTAGTCGTTTGACAACAATGAGCCTGCAAAGAATACCAAGACATGGGAATGGACTCAGTCGAGCTTGTTATGTCCTTCGAGGAGGAGTTTGGGATCTGCATTCCCGACTCCGCCGCAGAGAAAATGCGGACACCGCAGCATGTGATCGACTTTGTTGTGCAAGAGAGACGTCGAGTGCAACACCTCGACACTCGAACGATACTGGTGAATGCATTCGCAGGCCTGGGATACAAGCAGGTGCCAGCGGACAAAAGCCTCAATGAGCTGTTTGCCGACCACCGCATCAGCCATTGGAAAGAGCTGGGGAAGCGGCTCGCACCATTCTCGATTCCACGGAATATCCCGCACGGCCCAGGCGGCAAGGTGGCCGGATGGTCCTTCCTAGCCGGGGTGGTTTGTCTTTTCGCCGGTCAGTGGATGCTGGCGGCTCTCTGCATGGTGGCGTTTCTCGGAGGCTGGATTTGGGCAGATCGAACCTATAGGATTCCCGAGAGTGTGGATACTTTGGAGAAGTTGGCAGCTCATCTCACATGTCCTGTTCCTGAGTCTGAGGTTGCCAGCAAAGTAAAACAAATCGTCATGGAGCAGTTGGGACTCAAGGAGGAGGCCTATGGAGAGGATAAGCGGTTCATTGAAGACTTTGGCATCGATTGATGGCCCCGCTCACTCAAACACGATCTCGCCCATCACGCTTGTGTCTTCCATGCGGGTGCTGGTGAGTGAGGAGGACCAAATCGCACGGTCCACCTGCTCACGCGGTAAAGCATGGTTGCGGCCGAAGTTGGCTTTCCAGGTGATGCCTTTGGTTGGGGGTTCGACGCCGAGGGTTTTGAAGGGAATCACGAGGTGGGCGTGCCAGCGCTTCGTTTTCGCATCGACGCGGGTTTCGCTGGTCCAGTCGCCATTCCAGGTGGGGTCGTCTTTGCTGTGGCGGGGGTCCATGACGTCGGTGATGCGGCCGTTGAGGGCGTCGTATCGGCTGGCGGCGTTGGCGCCTTGGGTGAAGCGGTAGAAGAGTGGTTGGGCGGGGTTCGGGGCGAGGTAGAGGTCGATGGCTTCTTGGTTGGTGAGGATGCGGTCGCGGTTGAAGGCGGTGAACTTGGTTTCATCGCCGAGCGTGGCTTCGGCGCGGAGGTGGAGGGCGTTTTCGTCGTAGAGGAGGCGGATCGTCGTCGGACGCGGCAGCGTGTGAAGGGGCGGTAGGAGCGTGAGTTCGTGCGCGGCGGCGGTTTGCCACTCGGGGCTGTCGAGCGTGAGTTTGGCGGTCGTTTTGGCGATGGTAAGCTTTTTAAGGCCGGGCGGCGGAGCGTGGCGCATGGCTTTCGTGTCCCAGTTGAAGCAAGTGTTGGCATAAGGCTCCTGGTAGCCGTCGTGGGCGAGTTGCAGGTGCTTCGCGTCGTGGCCGGGAAAGGGGAAGAGGATGTGGTTCCACTCCTTTTGATGCCCTTTGGCGTAAAGCGTGGCGATGAAGGCGTTTCGCGCGTCGATGGCATCGAGTAGGCGATGCAGCGACGGTTGATCCGGTGCCATCTGCCAGGCCTGATGCAGGTGCACGACCTTCGCGAAGTGCTTCAGGTAATCAAACTCGGCGCGGACGAGTGCGAGGCGTGTTTTGATCTTCGGCGTGCGGGCGAGTTGCTCGGACTGCGCGAGGTGGCCCTCCATCGCGGCGAGCACGCGCGGCGTGTAGAGGAAGGCGATGAGCTGAAACGGGTCCTGCACCGTCTTGCGTCCGCGAGCATCGGTGGGCAGCGGCTTGTAGGTCCACACATCCGTGCGCGTGCCGATGTGGTCGGAGTAGAGCGCGATGGCGTGATACAGCTCGTCATAAAAGGCACGCATGTAGAAGGCGATGCTCTTGTCCGGGAACGCGCCCTCGCAGAACTCGGGGATGAGGTCCTTCGCGTGGTTGTTCGCCGGATCATCAAACATGCGGCCCATGGTGTAATACACCGGCCCTTCGAGGCCAAAGAGCTGGCCGGGGCCGTCGCGATACAGCGACTGGATGCGTGCGGCGGCGAGCCTTTGCACCTGCAGCTCGATGTAGCCCGGCGTGCGCATCGGCGTGTAGCGCCTGCCGAGATTCGGGCACCAATTGTAAACGTAGCCGGTGAAGCCGCGCGGCACCTCGATGCCCCGCCACGGGGCGATGTCTTCCTCGTTCGTGCCGGTGAGCATGATGCAGGTGTTCGCGGGAAATTGGTTAAACGTCTTCGGCGGCTGTGCGGTGAGGATGTAGCTCATCATCGTGATCTGCCCGTCGGGATGCGATTTCTCCACGCGCTGCGCCACCTCGCGGTTGAAGATCCAGATCTTCTCCGACCAGTCCTTGCCCGTGCCGTAGAGCGCCTCGCATTTCTCGCACTGGCACTCGCGGAAACCATCCGGCTGACCGAGATCGACGCTGTCAAAGCCGCGTTCCAGGTGCGAAACGAGGTCGCGGTAGATGCGCTCCTGCACGTCGGGATTCGACAGGCAATACTGCCCGTTGCCCTCCGGCTTCAAACGCGATCCGCTGATCAGCGCGAAGTATTCCGGATGCTCCGCAAACAACTCCGCCGGCACCGCTCGCTCCCACGTGTGCCCGCCGAACTGCTCATCCACGCGCGGGAAGCGATTGTGCGCGAGATCGTAAAACGAAGCGCCCGCCGGATGCGCCGAGTTCACGCGCAGCAGCGGCGTCTTCGTCACGTTCAGCGTGTCCGGCACCGTGATCGTCTTCATCGGCAGAAACTCGATGGCTGGCGACGCCATGAGGTCGATCTTCGCCGCGCCGCTCACCGGCGTGTAGCCCGGCAGGTCGGGATACAGAAAGCGCACGCCGAGAAACTCCCGCGCAAAATCCA is a window of Verrucomicrobiaceae bacterium DNA encoding:
- the atpF gene encoding F0F1 ATP synthase subunit B, with amino-acid sequence MITSLPTILAAGKVDALVEKFGLAWPKFFAQVIIFWIVFSILKKYAFGPILGMLEQRRQRIADGEAKLEKITKDAADAAKNSQAILDKAEADAARLVKEADEASKALQERRQQDAVASANSILAKAREAAELEKEQLMSQLKREFGRMVADATSRVTGKVLNSDDQARLNQETAAQVSA
- a CDS encoding ATPase, producing the protein MELLSMAQEAAAHAAPAASGLTGNLTMALGGAGAAIGVGMVGSKAVEAVGRNPGAFGNILTLGIIAMALAEGLGIIAYLGGL
- the atpB gene encoding F0F1 ATP synthase subunit A, translated to MHLPEPTSFFSPVLANVSSKAAELFAKDGLLAFLTNSTLVALCVLGIVLWFARKATKNMSLIPHKAQNFFEFIIEFLYGQVVNIVGEKQAKLAFPLLGTLFIYILVSNWFGLLPGVGTIGWGESTGFLSVKAAHDPLLRPPTADLNATAGIALSAFLVWLFLTIKEIGIWGFIVHTFGPKGGLKGVMGLIVALVFMFVGVIEIVSIVIRPVTLSIRLFGNIFAGENVLHIMSDMMNSKGPVMSFLGSVALPLPFYFMELLVGLLQAIVFTLLCSVYIQLSTTHDDHGHEEGDDHH
- a CDS encoding PIN domain-containing protein — its product is MHFANASFLVSAFLGDANGSKAWKWWASSKAVLHVSRLVLLEAENAIRCSVFQHAVAQQDSIDALHLLKRALADGVLVRREVSSARLYPAAQRICMRHTGPDTFGTMDIIHVACAVELGVTHLVSFDRSQRKLAIAEGLVACP
- a CDS encoding DUF4838 domain-containing protein, which produces MKPLLALFLTLTAATAADLTLLDAGKTDYQIVLPDAVPTPAIDASLQQTARLLQTAFLANKAEIVVVREKERDASKPALMLGNTVLAQKNGVEVTKLRDWSYVQRVVGRDVILAGNDQASKAKVENARRPNWDRVGTAKAAVDFAREFLGVRFLYPDLPGYTPVSGAAKIDLMASPAIEFLPMKTITVPDTLNVTKTPLLRVNSAHPAGASFYDLAHNRFPRVDEQFGGHTWERAVPAELFAEHPEYFALISGSRLKPEGNGQYCLSNPDVQERIYRDLVSHLERGFDSVDLGQPDGFRECQCEKCEALYGTGKDWSEKIWIFNREVAQRVEKSHPDGQITMMSYILTAQPPKTFNQFPANTCIMLTGTNEEDIAPWRGIEVPRGFTGYVYNWCPNLGRRYTPMRTPGYIELQVQRLAAARIQSLYRDGPGQLFGLEGPVYYTMGRMFDDPANNHAKDLIPEFCEGAFPDKSIAFYMRAFYDELYHAIALYSDHIGTRTDVWTYKPLPTDARGRKTVQDPFQLIAFLYTPRVLAAMEGHLAQSEQLARTPKIKTRLALVRAEFDYLKHFAKVVHLHQAWQMAPDQPSLHRLLDAIDARNAFIATLYAKGHQKEWNHILFPFPGHDAKHLQLAHDGYQEPYANTCFNWDTKAMRHAPPPGLKKLTIAKTTAKLTLDSPEWQTAAAHELTLLPPLHTLPRPTTIRLLYDENALHLRAEATLGDETKFTAFNRDRILTNQEAIDLYLAPNPAQPLFYRFTQGANAASRYDALNGRITDVMDPRHSKDDPTWNGDWTSETRVDAKTKRWHAHLVIPFKTLGVEPPTKGITWKANFGRNHALPREQVDRAIWSSSLTSTRMEDTSVMGEIVFE